One segment of Agromyces albus DNA contains the following:
- a CDS encoding APC family permease translates to MSTQTRTSAPSDGRTVVGALKKNSLGTGGITFLVVSAAAPLTVIAGTVPLAILIGGPAAPLAYLVVGLALAVFAVGFMAMTRHVTKTGGFYTYITEALGRHVGLGAGILALVSYNAMQIGIYGLFAVSARAMLATLFGIDVPWAALAFIAIVLVWAMGFAGIDLGAKVLGVLLIVETLVLVVLGIAILASGGGPEGFGAGTFAPGNVFTPQFAVTLGLAFGAFIGFESTALYRAEARSADRTIPRATYLAVFALTFFYFAMAWLLIQAHGESLVQAFIGQNGVETFIFATVETQLGHWATVTLLLLILTSVYAALLAFHNSINRYGYALARDGVLPAMIGRTRPLNGSPWVAGLVQTGLAAMIVGGFAIAGADPYLQLLIWVNTPGVIGVVCLQILASLAVVVFFARKPGSRASPLRGARRHRRRDSHGAVHVAHRREPRGVDRRPRRHEHRDRQRCSDQLRGRRRSRGRPQAPPAGRL, encoded by the coding sequence ATGTCAACGCAGACACGCACGTCAGCCCCGTCCGACGGTCGGACCGTCGTCGGTGCACTCAAGAAGAATTCGCTCGGGACCGGGGGAATCACGTTCCTCGTCGTCTCGGCAGCCGCTCCCCTCACCGTCATCGCGGGCACCGTACCGCTGGCGATCCTGATCGGCGGCCCCGCGGCCCCGCTCGCCTACCTCGTGGTCGGGCTCGCGCTCGCCGTGTTCGCGGTCGGGTTCATGGCGATGACGAGGCATGTCACCAAGACGGGCGGGTTCTACACCTACATCACCGAGGCCCTCGGCAGGCATGTCGGCCTCGGCGCGGGGATCCTCGCCCTCGTCTCCTACAATGCGATGCAGATCGGCATCTACGGCCTCTTCGCGGTGAGTGCCCGGGCGATGCTCGCGACACTCTTCGGCATCGACGTTCCCTGGGCCGCGCTCGCGTTCATCGCCATCGTGCTCGTGTGGGCGATGGGATTCGCCGGGATCGATCTCGGGGCGAAGGTACTGGGTGTGCTCCTCATCGTCGAGACGCTCGTGCTCGTCGTGCTGGGCATCGCGATCCTCGCGAGCGGTGGCGGGCCGGAGGGCTTCGGCGCGGGCACGTTCGCCCCCGGGAACGTGTTCACCCCGCAATTCGCGGTGACCCTCGGCCTGGCATTCGGCGCGTTCATCGGATTCGAGTCGACCGCGCTCTACCGTGCGGAAGCACGCTCGGCCGATCGCACCATCCCCCGCGCCACGTACCTGGCCGTGTTCGCCTTGACGTTCTTCTACTTCGCGATGGCATGGCTCCTCATCCAGGCGCATGGCGAGTCCCTGGTGCAGGCCTTCATCGGGCAGAACGGGGTCGAGACCTTCATCTTCGCCACGGTCGAGACCCAACTCGGCCACTGGGCGACCGTGACTCTGCTCCTCCTCATCCTCACGAGCGTCTATGCAGCGCTCCTCGCCTTCCATAATTCCATCAACCGGTACGGCTATGCGCTCGCCCGCGACGGCGTGCTCCCGGCGATGATCGGTCGCACCAGGCCGCTCAACGGCTCGCCGTGGGTGGCCGGCTTGGTGCAGACCGGGCTCGCCGCCATGATCGTGGGCGGGTTCGCCATCGCGGGGGCCGATCCCTACCTGCAGCTGCTCATCTGGGTCAACACCCCCGGGGTGATCGGAGTCGTGTGCCTGCAGATCCTGGCGTCGCTCGCCGTCGTGGTCTTCTTCGCGAGGAAACCGGGGAGCCGAGCGTCACCGCTTCGCGGTGCCCGCCGCCATCGCCGGCGGGATTCTCATGGCGCTGTTCACGTGGCTCATCGTCGCGAACCTCGAGGTGTTGACCGGCGCCCCCGCCGGCACGAACATCGTGATCGTCAGCGTTGTTCCGATCAGCTTCGCGGTCGGCGTCGTTCTCGCGGCCGTCCTCAAGCGCCGCCGGCCGGCCGCCTATGA
- a CDS encoding TetR/AcrR family transcriptional regulator C-terminal domain-containing protein, whose amino-acid sequence MGRPSKNLLSIDRIVSEALALIDSGDEFAMRALAKRLGVAAPSLYYHVGDRDHLVNLIRDRLIADDPPPARIEGDWREEIESIVRTQRRSYAAHPHLVTLLVGTPITSEPVLELYERLARAFAEAGFEPREIAVYLEVLDSFALGVGLEQSAPSDVWHVDGAETALVAASGAWTDAVARVDAAFEFGLAALLDAIAARARA is encoded by the coding sequence ATGGGCCGGCCGTCGAAGAACCTGCTCTCGATCGATCGCATCGTCAGCGAGGCGCTCGCGCTCATCGACAGCGGGGACGAATTCGCGATGCGCGCGCTCGCAAAGCGGCTCGGCGTGGCGGCGCCGTCGCTGTACTACCACGTCGGCGATCGCGATCACCTCGTGAACCTCATCCGCGACCGGTTGATCGCCGATGACCCTCCGCCGGCGCGGATCGAGGGCGACTGGCGTGAGGAGATCGAGTCGATCGTGCGAACGCAGCGCCGCAGCTATGCTGCCCATCCGCATCTGGTCACGTTGCTCGTCGGCACGCCGATCACTTCGGAACCCGTGCTCGAACTCTACGAGCGCCTCGCCCGAGCGTTCGCAGAGGCGGGCTTCGAACCGCGTGAGATCGCCGTGTACCTCGAGGTGCTCGACAGCTTCGCGCTCGGTGTCGGCCTCGAGCAGTCGGCGCCTTCGGACGTCTGGCACGTCGACGGCGCCGAAACGGCTCTCGTTGCAGCATCCGGCGCCTGGACCGACGCCGTCGCACGCGTCGATGCCGCCTTCGAGTTCGGGCTGGCGGCGCTCCTCGACGCGATCGCCGCGCGAGCCCGCGCCTAG
- a CDS encoding ABC transporter ATP-binding protein — protein sequence MPAPVIVARDLVKRYGEFAAVDGISFEVAPGESFGLLGPNGAGKSTTMRMVGAVSTRTAGELSILGLDPDAFGPEIRSQLGVVPQSDNLDTELRVRENLLVYGRYFGLPARVVAKRADELLAFAQLEEKGKAKVDALSGGMKRRLTIARALINDPSVLLLDEPTTGLDPQARHILWDRLFRLKEHGTTLLLTTHYMDEAEQLCDRLVVVDKGAIMAEGTPAELIRRYSSREVLEVRFGSDRNVEVAERLSGIGERTEVLPDRILIYSGNGEAELERITDAGLHPVTSLVRRSSLEDVFLRLTGRSLIE from the coding sequence GTGCCAGCACCAGTCATCGTCGCCCGCGATCTCGTCAAGCGCTACGGCGAGTTCGCCGCCGTCGACGGCATCTCCTTCGAGGTGGCGCCGGGGGAGTCATTCGGGCTCCTCGGCCCCAACGGCGCGGGCAAGTCCACGACTATGCGCATGGTCGGCGCGGTGTCCACTCGCACTGCGGGCGAGCTCTCGATCCTCGGCCTCGATCCCGATGCCTTCGGCCCCGAGATCCGTTCGCAGCTCGGCGTCGTGCCGCAATCCGACAACCTCGATACCGAGCTCCGCGTACGCGAGAACCTCCTCGTCTACGGTCGCTACTTCGGCCTGCCCGCCAGGGTCGTCGCGAAGCGGGCCGACGAGCTGCTCGCATTCGCGCAGCTCGAGGAGAAGGGCAAGGCGAAGGTCGACGCGCTCTCGGGCGGCATGAAGCGGCGGCTCACCATCGCTCGCGCGCTTATCAACGACCCGAGCGTGCTGCTCCTCGACGAGCCGACGACGGGCCTCGATCCGCAGGCTCGGCACATCCTCTGGGACCGCTTGTTCCGTTTGAAGGAGCACGGCACCACGCTCCTGCTCACGACCCATTACATGGACGAGGCCGAGCAGCTCTGCGACCGGCTCGTGGTTGTCGACAAGGGCGCCATCATGGCCGAGGGCACGCCGGCCGAGCTCATCCGCCGCTACTCGTCTCGCGAGGTGCTCGAGGTGCGCTTCGGCTCCGATCGCAACGTCGAGGTCGCTGAGCGCCTCTCGGGCATCGGCGAGCGCACCGAGGTGCTTCCCGACCGCATCCTCATCTACAGCGGCAACGGCGAGGCCGAGCTCGAGCGCATCACCGATGCAGGGCTGCACCCCGTCACGAGCCTCGTGCGACGCTCGAGCCTCGAAGACGTGTTCCTCCGCCTCACCGGCAGGAGCCTCATCGAATGA
- a CDS encoding ABC transporter permease, protein MSQTAPAGGGGAKGRLQAGPTDAAAGGTARALAAARMPRRWGAWYVALHRFRVMKSYTGTVVVAGIGNPLIYLYALGVGLATIVDANVGDQAVGGVSYLVFVAPALLASAAITVSSEEFTYPIMLGYKWNPTFTGMSASPLRPTQIVDGVVISVSIRMLVNLVLFFLLIVVFGAAPSPAAFLMIFGGLLGGLAFGAVLMAYTSTLEEDTGQLAMVMRFIVLPMTLFSGTFFPLSIFPIWLQWIGWISPLWHSTELARVFSYGYGEPIWLTIVHVAYLVALTVVGWVWARRIAIRRLGR, encoded by the coding sequence ATGAGCCAGACCGCACCCGCAGGTGGAGGAGGCGCGAAGGGTCGACTCCAGGCCGGGCCGACGGATGCCGCAGCGGGCGGCACCGCGCGCGCCCTCGCCGCAGCACGCATGCCGCGTCGATGGGGCGCCTGGTACGTCGCCCTCCATCGCTTCCGCGTGATGAAGAGCTACACCGGCACGGTCGTCGTCGCGGGCATCGGCAATCCGCTCATCTACCTGTACGCCCTCGGCGTCGGGCTCGCGACCATCGTCGACGCGAATGTCGGTGACCAGGCCGTCGGCGGCGTGAGCTACCTCGTGTTCGTGGCGCCCGCCCTGCTCGCGAGTGCGGCGATCACGGTCTCGAGCGAGGAGTTCACGTACCCGATCATGCTCGGCTACAAGTGGAACCCCACGTTCACCGGCATGAGCGCCTCGCCGCTGCGCCCCACCCAGATCGTCGACGGCGTGGTCATCTCCGTCTCGATCCGGATGCTTGTGAACCTGGTGCTGTTCTTCCTGCTCATCGTCGTCTTCGGGGCGGCACCCTCGCCCGCGGCGTTCCTCATGATCTTCGGCGGGCTCCTCGGCGGCCTGGCATTCGGCGCCGTGCTGATGGCGTACACCTCCACGCTCGAAGAGGACACCGGGCAGCTCGCCATGGTCATGCGCTTCATCGTGCTGCCCATGACCCTGTTCTCCGGCACGTTCTTCCCGCTCTCGATCTTCCCGATCTGGCTGCAGTGGATCGGCTGGATCTCGCCGCTGTGGCACAGCACCGAGCTCGCCCGGGTGTTCTCCTACGGCTACGGCGAGCCGATCTGGCTCACGATCGTGCACGTGGCCTACCTCGTCGCCCTCACCGTCGTCGGCTGGGTCTGGGCCCGCCGCATCGCCATCCGGAGGCTCGGACGATGA
- a CDS encoding ABC transporter permease, whose product MSGVTERDSVQSSAALPRPVRSLYAGNARAVMLRGWRATRSTNWLVVVSGFFEPIFYLLAMGIGLGTLVGSVTTASGQEVAYPAFIAPALLAVAAMNGAIYDSTWNVFFKMQFTKLYEGMLSTSLGPLDVALGEILLALLRGALYAVGFQLVMQALGLNLSWWAILALPAVLLIALGFASLGMAVTSYMKTFQQMDWVNFILLPMFLFSATFYPLTVYPEWLQGVIQALPLWHGVELVRGLTTGDVSWGMLWHVLYYVVMAAVGIVFTTRRLRTLFLD is encoded by the coding sequence ATGAGCGGAGTGACCGAGCGCGATTCCGTACAGTCGTCGGCGGCACTGCCGCGGCCCGTCCGTTCCCTCTACGCCGGCAATGCCCGTGCCGTGATGCTGCGTGGCTGGCGCGCCACCCGCAGCACGAACTGGCTCGTCGTCGTCAGCGGCTTCTTCGAGCCGATCTTCTACCTGCTCGCCATGGGCATCGGGCTCGGCACGCTCGTCGGCAGCGTCACGACCGCGAGCGGGCAGGAGGTGGCCTACCCCGCGTTCATCGCACCGGCGCTGCTCGCGGTCGCCGCGATGAACGGGGCGATCTACGACTCGACGTGGAACGTCTTCTTCAAGATGCAGTTCACGAAGCTCTACGAGGGGATGCTCTCGACCTCGCTCGGGCCGCTCGACGTGGCGCTCGGCGAGATCCTCCTCGCGCTCCTCCGCGGCGCGCTCTACGCGGTCGGATTCCAGCTCGTGATGCAGGCGCTCGGCCTCAATCTCTCGTGGTGGGCGATCCTCGCGCTGCCCGCGGTGCTCCTCATCGCCCTCGGGTTCGCGAGCCTCGGCATGGCGGTCACGAGCTACATGAAGACGTTCCAGCAAATGGACTGGGTCAACTTCATCCTGCTGCCGATGTTCCTCTTCTCGGCCACGTTCTATCCGCTCACGGTGTATCCCGAGTGGTTGCAGGGCGTGATCCAGGCGCTCCCGCTCTGGCACGGCGTGGAGCTCGTGCGTGGGCTCACGACGGGCGACGTCAGCTGGGGCATGCTCTGGCACGTGCTCTACTACGTCGTCATGGCGGCCGTCGGCATCGTCTTCACGACGAGGCGGCTCCGCACGCTCTTCCTCGACTAG
- a CDS encoding aldehyde dehydrogenase, which yields MMNMTMDMMKGAMSSSEMPMKGMDPAMMQECMEALSACSQACVMCADADAGEGMGRCGSLCANCADMCDTMMKMLLRVGGWDMQVMSSMMQSTMMMARACSAECMMHAEMAEHCRMCAMACDQAVVAMEKMMGSMSEAMPMGS from the coding sequence GTGATGAACATGACGATGGACATGATGAAGGGCGCCATGTCGTCGTCGGAGATGCCGATGAAGGGCATGGATCCGGCGATGATGCAGGAGTGTATGGAGGCCCTCTCCGCGTGCAGTCAAGCGTGCGTGATGTGCGCCGATGCCGACGCGGGCGAGGGTATGGGGCGGTGCGGGTCGCTCTGCGCGAACTGCGCCGACATGTGCGACACGATGATGAAGATGTTGCTGCGCGTGGGCGGCTGGGACATGCAGGTGATGTCGTCGATGATGCAATCGACCATGATGATGGCTCGCGCGTGCTCCGCGGAGTGCATGATGCACGCCGAGATGGCCGAGCACTGCCGCATGTGCGCGATGGCGTGCGATCAGGCCGTCGTGGCAATGGAGAAGATGATGGGCTCGATGAGCGAGGCGATGCCGATGGGGTCGTGA
- a CDS encoding MFS transporter, with protein MSSTTSASTSAAPSAPANPRNRVVLASLIGTTIEFYDFYVYATAAVLVFPHLFFPAGDPTTALLQSFAIFGAAMVARPVGAVIFGHLGDKHGRKATLVGALLTMGVATFLIGLLPTYLMVGWFAPLLLVILRIAQGFALGGEWSGAALVATENAPEGKRAWYGTFPQLGAPIGFIIANGLFLIIAALLPSDDPNSSLPSAAFLDWGWRIPFLFSVVMVVVGLWVRLRLVESTAFSNASKEGKLTKLPLASVFKNHWKQLILGTFFMLATYVLFYLMTTFSLGYGTKPSDVPVPGLGYSYATFVLMLIGGVVFFGIFTLLSGPWADRWGRRKTLIWVTLGIIVFGLLWVPFLSAGFPGVMAWLIVGFALMGMTFGPMGALLPELFPTNVRYTGSGISYNVSSILGAAVAPFIGTALWAAGGGSPFWVGIYLSVMAVLTLIALIVSKETKDVDYESAGLESSAVL; from the coding sequence ATGTCCTCAACCACTTCCGCGTCCACGTCGGCCGCGCCGTCCGCCCCCGCCAATCCGCGCAACCGAGTGGTGCTCGCGAGCCTCATCGGCACGACGATCGAGTTCTACGACTTCTACGTCTACGCCACGGCCGCCGTGCTCGTCTTCCCGCACCTCTTCTTCCCCGCCGGCGACCCCACGACTGCGCTGTTGCAGTCATTTGCCATCTTCGGCGCGGCAATGGTCGCCCGCCCGGTCGGCGCCGTCATCTTCGGCCACCTCGGCGACAAGCACGGTCGCAAGGCGACCCTCGTCGGGGCGCTCCTCACGATGGGCGTCGCGACCTTCCTCATCGGACTCCTCCCGACGTACCTCATGGTCGGCTGGTTCGCCCCGCTGCTGCTCGTGATCCTGCGCATCGCCCAGGGCTTTGCGCTCGGCGGCGAGTGGTCGGGGGCTGCGCTCGTCGCGACCGAGAACGCGCCAGAGGGCAAGCGCGCCTGGTACGGCACCTTCCCCCAGCTCGGCGCGCCGATCGGGTTCATCATCGCGAACGGCCTGTTCCTCATCATCGCGGCCCTGCTCCCGTCGGATGACCCGAACTCCTCGCTGCCCTCGGCCGCCTTCCTCGACTGGGGATGGCGCATCCCGTTCCTGTTCTCGGTCGTCATGGTCGTCGTCGGTCTCTGGGTTCGACTGCGCCTCGTCGAGTCGACGGCGTTCTCCAACGCCTCGAAGGAGGGCAAGCTCACGAAGCTGCCCCTCGCGAGCGTCTTCAAGAACCACTGGAAGCAGCTCATCCTCGGCACGTTCTTCATGCTGGCCACGTACGTGCTCTTCTACCTCATGACGACCTTCTCGCTCGGGTACGGCACGAAGCCCTCCGATGTTCCCGTTCCCGGACTCGGGTACTCGTACGCGACGTTCGTGCTCATGCTCATCGGCGGCGTCGTGTTCTTCGGCATCTTCACCCTGCTCTCCGGACCGTGGGCCGACCGCTGGGGCCGGCGCAAGACCCTCATCTGGGTCACGCTCGGCATCATCGTGTTCGGCTTGCTCTGGGTGCCGTTCCTCAGCGCAGGATTCCCAGGCGTCATGGCATGGCTCATCGTCGGGTTCGCGCTCATGGGCATGACGTTCGGGCCGATGGGCGCGCTCCTTCCCGAGCTCTTCCCCACCAACGTGCGCTACACCGGTTCTGGCATCTCCTACAACGTGTCGTCGATCCTCGGCGCGGCCGTCGCGCCGTTCATCGGCACCGCGCTCTGGGCCGCCGGCGGCGGCAGCCCGTTCTGGGTCGGCATCTACCTCTCGGTCATGGCCGTGCTCACGCTCATCGCGCTCATCGTCTCGAAGGAGACGAAGGACGTCGACTACGAGTCCGCGGGCCTCGAGTCGTCGGCGGTGCTGTAG
- the ribH gene encoding 6,7-dimethyl-8-ribityllumazine synthase: MSGAGSPELDVDGTGLRIVIVAGLWHDEITNGLIAGATRTLEASGAEFSLVRVPGSFELPVVAKAALDAGADAVVALGVIIRGGTPHFEYVSAAATDGLTRVALDTGRPVGFGVLTLDDEQQGLDRAGLAGSKEDKGREAAEAALATARVLRRVWGGRNA; encoded by the coding sequence ATGAGCGGAGCAGGATCCCCCGAGCTCGACGTCGACGGCACGGGCCTGCGGATCGTCATCGTCGCCGGACTCTGGCACGACGAGATCACGAACGGCCTGATCGCCGGGGCGACGCGCACGCTCGAGGCTTCCGGAGCCGAGTTCTCGCTCGTGCGGGTGCCCGGCAGCTTCGAGCTGCCCGTTGTGGCCAAGGCGGCCCTCGACGCCGGCGCCGACGCGGTCGTCGCGCTCGGGGTGATCATCCGCGGCGGCACCCCGCACTTCGAGTACGTCTCCGCGGCGGCGACCGACGGACTCACGCGCGTCGCCCTCGACACGGGCAGACCGGTGGGCTTCGGCGTGCTGACCCTCGACGACGAGCAGCAGGGCCTCGACCGCGCCGGGCTTGCCGGTTCGAAGGAGGACAAGGGGCGCGAGGCCGCTGAGGCGGCACTCGCCACGGCGCGCGTGCTGCGACGTGTCTGGGGCGGCCGGAACGCCTAG
- the ribA gene encoding GTP cyclohydrolase II — protein sequence MSLASIPEVLDALRAGKPVIVADDEARENEGDAIMAAEFATQEWIAWMVRNTSGFLCAPMPNTIADRLELPPMTDRNEDVRGTAYTISVDAADRNSTGISAAERAHTLRVLADPASTPERLIRPGHVLPLRAVDGGVRERAGHTEAAVDLLRLAGLSPVAVIAEIVEDDGEMMRLPGLIELGEREGLPVTTVAALIDWLREWHAGHDLDLDGSVPSAVAESSRVAFEVETTLPTDHGVFRVRAYRDRSTGADHVAIIAGEPQAHGTIARVHSECLTGEAFGSLKCECGPQLDAALERIQEDGGVVVYLRGHEGRGIGLINKLRAYRLQEDGLDTLDANLALGLPIDSRDYGAATAILEDLGIRSVRLLTNNPEKVRQLEAHGVAVSEQLPLVVGVGAGNTGYLETKRDRMGHHIDDTQLADAAAETLLEGHAS from the coding sequence ATGAGTCTCGCCTCGATCCCTGAAGTGCTCGACGCGCTTCGCGCCGGCAAGCCCGTCATCGTCGCCGATGACGAGGCCCGTGAGAACGAGGGCGACGCGATCATGGCCGCCGAGTTCGCGACCCAGGAGTGGATCGCGTGGATGGTGCGCAACACGAGCGGATTCCTCTGTGCGCCCATGCCGAACACGATCGCCGACCGCCTCGAGCTGCCGCCGATGACCGACCGCAATGAAGACGTGCGCGGCACGGCCTACACGATCTCGGTCGACGCGGCGGATCGCAACTCCACGGGCATCAGCGCCGCCGAGCGGGCGCACACCCTGCGCGTGCTCGCCGACCCCGCTTCGACGCCCGAACGGCTCATCCGCCCCGGCCATGTGCTCCCGCTGCGCGCAGTCGACGGCGGCGTTCGCGAGCGGGCCGGTCACACCGAGGCGGCCGTCGACCTCTTGCGGCTCGCCGGGCTCTCCCCCGTCGCCGTGATCGCGGAGATCGTGGAAGACGACGGCGAGATGATGAGGCTTCCGGGGCTCATCGAGCTCGGCGAGCGTGAGGGACTCCCCGTCACGACGGTCGCCGCACTCATCGACTGGCTGCGCGAGTGGCACGCGGGCCACGACCTCGACCTCGACGGCTCGGTGCCCTCTGCGGTCGCCGAATCCTCGCGAGTCGCGTTCGAGGTCGAGACGACGCTCCCGACCGACCACGGCGTCTTCCGGGTGCGCGCGTACCGCGATCGCAGCACGGGCGCCGATCACGTCGCCATCATCGCCGGTGAACCGCAGGCGCACGGCACGATCGCGCGCGTGCACTCCGAGTGCCTGACCGGCGAGGCGTTCGGCTCATTGAAGTGCGAGTGCGGACCGCAGCTCGACGCCGCGCTCGAGCGGATCCAGGAGGACGGCGGCGTCGTCGTGTACCTCCGTGGCCATGAGGGTCGCGGCATCGGCCTCATAAACAAGCTGCGGGCCTACCGCCTCCAGGAAGACGGCCTCGACACGCTCGACGCGAACCTCGCGCTCGGGCTGCCGATCGACTCCCGCGACTACGGCGCGGCCACGGCGATCCTCGAAGACCTCGGAATCCGCTCGGTGCGCCTGCTCACGAACAACCCCGAGAAGGTGCGCCAGCTCGAGGCGCACGGCGTCGCCGTCAGCGAGCAGCTGCCACTCGTCGTGGGCGTGGGCGCCGGCAACACGGGATACCTCGAGACGAAGCGCGATCGCATGGGCCACCACATCGACGACACGCAGCTGGCGGATGCCGCAGCGGAGACCCTCCTGGAAGGACACGCATCATGA
- a CDS encoding riboflavin synthase → MFTGIIEERGMITRIERTSDAARLTVRGPIAVEGAKHGDSIAVSGVCLTVVDFDPEQFTADVMAQTLAMSTLDGAREGLTVNLERAARVGDRIGGHIVQGHIDGTARVLAIRPGDAWRVIRFSLDPAHAPLVVDKGSIAVDGVSLTVSAVGDEPDGSWFEVSLIPETLQATTLGEREVGDAVNIETDILARQVERMLRFDAARTLPSSLSAPAAASAPTPATEPATTGGHA, encoded by the coding sequence ATGTTCACCGGAATCATCGAGGAGCGCGGCATGATCACGCGCATCGAGCGCACCTCGGATGCCGCTCGCCTGACCGTGCGCGGCCCGATCGCCGTCGAGGGCGCGAAGCACGGCGACTCGATCGCCGTCTCGGGCGTGTGCCTCACGGTCGTCGACTTCGACCCCGAGCAGTTCACCGCCGACGTCATGGCGCAGACCCTCGCCATGTCGACGCTCGACGGCGCGCGCGAGGGCCTCACGGTGAACCTCGAGCGCGCGGCTCGCGTCGGCGACCGCATCGGCGGCCACATCGTGCAGGGGCACATCGACGGCACCGCCCGTGTGCTCGCGATCCGGCCCGGCGACGCGTGGCGCGTCATCCGGTTCAGCCTCGACCCGGCGCACGCGCCGCTCGTCGTCGACAAGGGATCGATCGCCGTCGACGGCGTCTCGCTCACGGTGAGCGCCGTGGGCGACGAGCCTGACGGTTCCTGGTTCGAGGTGTCGCTGATCCCCGAGACGCTCCAGGCGACGACCCTCGGCGAGCGCGAGGTCGGCGATGCCGTGAACATCGAGACCGACATCCTCGCGAGGCAGGTCGAGCGGATGCTGCGCTTCGACGCGGCCCGTACCCTGCCGTCGTCGCTCAGCGCGCCCGCCGCGGCATCCGCTCCCACTCCCGCAACCGAGCCCGCGACGACCGGAGGTCACGCATGA
- the ribD gene encoding bifunctional diaminohydroxyphosphoribosylaminopyrimidine deaminase/5-amino-6-(5-phosphoribosylamino)uracil reductase RibD, giving the protein MTSKQSAADAAQMRRALELAERGPARGINPRVGCVIVAPDGAVIAEGWHRGAGTAHAEVDALSRLEPGAARGATAIVTLEPCNHVGRTGPCAIALIDAGIARVVYAVADPGDHSAGGAERLREAGIVVEGGMLADEVEAFLGDWLFAARHRRPHVTVKWASSLDGRIAAADGSSRWITGHAARSDVHRRRTTADAIAVGTGTVLADDPSLTARDDTGALLPEQPVPVVFGSRAIPPHAALLRHPHEPVLLAGADLAADLAELQRRGIRSLFIEGGPTLASAFVAAGLADELLVYLAPVLLGGPMLALGELGVASIDGAHRFELADVERLGDDVLLVAYPRPTEGN; this is encoded by the coding sequence ATGACGAGCAAGCAATCTGCAGCGGATGCCGCGCAGATGCGTCGCGCACTCGAACTCGCCGAGCGCGGTCCTGCCCGCGGCATCAACCCGCGCGTCGGATGCGTCATCGTCGCTCCCGACGGGGCCGTGATCGCCGAGGGCTGGCACCGCGGTGCCGGCACCGCACACGCCGAGGTCGACGCCCTGTCGAGGCTCGAGCCGGGCGCGGCACGCGGCGCGACCGCGATCGTCACCCTCGAGCCGTGCAACCACGTCGGCCGCACCGGGCCGTGCGCCATCGCGTTGATCGACGCAGGCATCGCGCGAGTCGTCTATGCGGTCGCCGACCCCGGCGACCACTCCGCGGGCGGCGCCGAGCGTCTCCGCGAGGCGGGCATCGTCGTCGAGGGCGGCATGCTCGCCGACGAGGTCGAGGCGTTCCTCGGCGACTGGCTGTTCGCGGCGCGACACCGGCGTCCCCACGTGACCGTGAAGTGGGCCTCGAGCCTCGACGGCCGCATCGCGGCGGCCGACGGATCGAGCCGATGGATCACCGGCCACGCCGCTCGCTCCGACGTGCACCGCCGCCGCACCACCGCCGATGCGATCGCCGTCGGCACCGGCACCGTGCTCGCCGACGACCCGTCGCTCACGGCGCGCGACGACACGGGCGCACTCCTGCCCGAGCAACCGGTTCCGGTCGTATTCGGCTCGCGCGCGATTCCCCCGCACGCCGCACTGCTCCGCCACCCGCACGAGCCCGTGCTGCTCGCCGGCGCCGACCTCGCCGCCGATCTCGCGGAACTGCAGCGCCGCGGCATCCGCTCGCTCTTCATCGAAGGCGGCCCCACGCTCGCCAGCGCGTTCGTGGCCGCCGGCCTCGCCGACGAGCTCCTCGTCTACCTCGCTCCCGTGCTGCTCGGCGGCCCGATGCTCGCCCTCGGCGAGCTCGGCGTCGCGTCGATCGACGGGGCTCATCGCTTCGAGCTCGCCGACGTGGAGCGGCTCGGCGACGACGTGTTGCTCGTCGCGTACCCCAGACCGACCGAAGGGAACTGA